The Bacillus sp. B-jedd sequence ATTCCCCTGCACCAACTACAATTCTGATAGTGTCCGCTCTTTGACTCATATAACCATCCCCAAAAAGTTGATAGTAAAAGTATAATTTAATTACATGGACAAATCTGCTTAAAGAACGTAAGTAATTTGAGTGTTGGAAAATTGTGTTAATATACAAGTATAACTGGAAGTTTTAAAAGGAGTGAATACTTAAATTGAATAATATGCTGTTCAAACTTATGGTGTTAGGAATTGCCATTCTCGGCTGTTTACGGACGAACTCGCTACAGTCCTGATGCTGTAATTTATTATTATTGTTTTAAGCGCCATTCACTTAACTATAGAGGACTTTTAAGCTGACTGGAAACGAAACAACATAATAACCACTAATAAGGGGAAAAAATGATCAATTACAAAGAAATTGATAAGTCGTATTTTGAACAATATGACACCATTCCGATGCTAGTGCATGTAAAAAGTATTCTCGCCTTAAAGAAAATTGAAAACGGATTGGGCGGGATTTTGCTAGAGGAAACTCCTGTGAAAGAATACATAAAGGATTTAGGCAGTTATGCAAAAGCGACTGAATATGCTGCTGAATTTGACATCACCAATTGGGGTTTCTTCATGGCCTTTGATGGTGAGAAACCAATAGCGGCTGCTACGATCGTGGCGAAACCAAAAGATATCCGCCTAGTGGATGGGAGGGAAGACCTTTGTTTGCTTTGGGATTTAAGGGTGGATGACTGCTATAAGCAACAAGGAGTCGGAACTACGCTGCTAAACATGTCCGTTGAATGGTCCAGGTCCAAAGGATATCAACAAATGAAAATAGAATGCCAGAATAATAATGTCCAAGCATGTAAGTTTTACAAGAAGCAAGGAGCGGTTTTAGGCAAAGTCGACGAGTATGCCTATTACACGGAAGCCGCAGTCAAAAATGAAGTTCAGCTTGTTTGGTATTTGAATTTATAGATTAAATTATTTTAAGACCAAAAATGAAGGAGGAGAAAGATTAATTGCAATTGTAATTGCGCTTTGTAGCGCTTCGTGGATGGTGATTTATCTTTATGGGCTTTATGCTGAAAGCTCCTCAAAGTATAACCATGGACTAATATTTTTCCCGACATTAATATTTATTATAGTTATAATGTGTATCTATTTAGAAATGAAGGAAATTGAAAAAAAATACTCGGAATAAGTGTTTATCAGCGATTACTATGCTATCATTCTATCTCAAGAATTTTGATGTTTATAATGCCTGGAAACTGACGGATAAAGGAGGAAACAATGGACATAAAAGCAATCCTTTTCGATTTTGACGGGACACTTGCAGATACATTGCCTGTTTGTTTTTCGAGCTTTGAAGGAGTATTTAAGGATTTTGATAACAGGGATGTAACGACAGAAGAAATCAAGTCAATGTTTGGTCCTTCAGAGACGGGAATCATCCGAGAAAATCTCAAGAACAAAAATGCTGAGAAAGCCATTGAGCGATATTACGAAATCTATCAGGAGCGGCACAAAGATCTTGTTGAAGGCAATGATGAAATGACCGCTTTAATTAAACAGTTGAAAAACGATGGATATAAGCTAGGGATCGTGACCGGTAAAGCCAGGAGGAGCCTCGATATTTCGCTGGAATGCCTGGAATTAACAAATTATTTTGATGTTATGATTACTGGTGATGATGTCGATTCCCCCAAGCCTCATCCCGAAGGAATTTTTAACGCGATGGATTATATTAATGTAGGTATGAATGAAGCAATATTTCTTGGGGACAGTGATGCAGATATCCTTGCTGGGAAAAAAGCTGGTGTTTACACAATCGGAGTACAGTGGCTGCCAAATTTCCAAACTGAAGAATTTAGCGTTCAGCCTGATGCTTTTTTCAAAAGTATTGAAGAATTGAACGCCTTTTTACAAAGAAATCCATTTTAAGGGGTATTGATAATTGGATCTAATTACAGACTAGGTGACTTTAATATAGTTTTTTTAATGAGTACTGAAGTTCATTTTGCAAAAGAAAATGGTGCGTTTATTTGTCCATAATAAACGCACCTTCACTTTAAATAAAAGCAGCTTGATTATATTCCCCTTCTTAAAATCTCTCCAGGAAGTCCATTGATTTCACAAATTTTCTCTGAAGTGAATCCATGTTTAAGTAGAATTTTTCTCGAAGGAATATTGTTTGGGTCAATAATTGCTTTTAATTTAATTATTTTTGCAGCCTTTGCCAAATCAATTAAATGGCTTGCGATGGTATATCCATATCCCTTTCCCCAGTATTCAGATAACATCATATAACCAATTTCCGCTTCGTCAGGATCATTCTCATTCTCTATTAAATGCCCGAACCCAAAAAAGTCATTAGTTGGGTAGAGGGAAACTTTATATGAGCCAAATAGTTCTTGTTTTTGATTCCGCTCCAGGATTTTTTGATATTTTGCTTGAGCCTCGTCCAAAGGGAGCGCGCGCCCTGTGATATATACCATAACTTGTTCATCCGAAACTAATTTAAAGTAATCCGGAAAATCCTTCTCTTCAAATTTTTCAAAAGTTAATTTGTGCATTTTTTTCCTCCAACATCAGAAATCAGCTTATCGTACATTTAAATAATTATAGTCAATTAGTCGATAGTGTAAAGGATTGAATAAAATTGGCCAAAAAAATACTGGTGAAATCAACCATTGCAGTAATGGTTCTTTTCCTCACTTTCGTATTTTATTCAGCTTATAGCATCTTGTCATTTAGCGGCAAAAATCAATTAGTTAAAACAGATGCAGCGGTGGTTCTAGGGGCGGCGGCCTGGAAGGGTGGCCCATCTCCTGTTCTTCGCGAGAGAATAAATCATGCTATCTGGCTTTATGAAAATGGATATGTAGAAAAAATAATTTTTACGGGAGGCAAGGGTGAAGGCGGTAAGGCTGCGGAGTCGGAGATTGCAAGGGAATATGCGATTAAACTCCATGTAAATCCAGAAGATATCCTAATTGAAATAAAGTCAAAAATCACAGAAGAGAACTTAAAATACGCCTTTGAAATTGCGAGTGAGCAAAATATAAAGACTTTTACGATTGTAAGCGATCCTTTGCATATGAAAAGAGCAATGGTAATGGCAAAAAACAACAGAATGGAAGCTTATTCATCTCCCACACAAACTTCCGTTTATAAGACATGGAAAAGTAAAGCCCCCTTCTTTTTAAGGGAGCTATTTTACTATATCGGTTATATTTTCAGCTTGCCGTTTAGATAATTTAGTTTAGTTATAAACAGTAATTTCCGGCCAGATAGACTTCCAGTTCTTTTGCAAAATCCGTTCTTTATAAATGGCTTTCCGTTCTGCGGTTTCTGCAAAAAAAGCGGTTGGCTTCAATCTTAAACGAATAACATCCTCGATTCCGCAAGGCGCTGTCAAAATAACTTGATCCTGACGGTCTAATTTCACTCCTAGTGCGGTCGCTGTTTCAGGGAATTTGGATATCGCATCAACGGATGATGCGTAGGGAGGGATGTGATTGGCAAAATGCATCCTCGCTTCATTTTTTACAGACCAAGGGACTCCGGGCAGTAAGGATTTCAGTTTTTCTTCATGAATTTTTTCAGTTGCTTCTTTTAAGTCGTCTTGATCAAAATAAATGACATCCACATCAGGTATGGAAGTTCTAACGTAAAAACCATGTATAGTATCCCAGATTTTTGAACGGACAAAGCCGGCGCAAATCCACCAATCCGGTAAATCAAGCGTTTTTGCAGCTCTTAGTATTTCCATCATCACCTTGTCCGCCCGAATGATTTCGATTATGTCCTTTTCAGTATTAATCACTGAGTGGCCCTCCGATTTCGTTTGCAATACGTATAATCCCTTGAATTACTTTCTCTACATCCTCGTTATCTTTTACCACGAATAAATGGTCAGCTTCTTCTTCATCCGGGTCGGTAAAGCCTTGGTCAAATGATTCTTCCTGCTGTCGGGCCAAAATATCTTTAAAACTAGTAGAAGGTCCTCGGAAAATATTAGGATTACGAGTTGTTTCCGCGACCCGCGCTTCTAGTACAGCGTCATGAATATCAAAATGAACAAGAATGCGGATAAATTGATCCTTAGGAAAAAGTTCTTCAAGAAGTTGGGATCGGCCTTTTATGTTTCTATTCGAGTTACTGATAATAAGGTGGAATCTGGTGTTCTCTTTTGCATAATCAACAATCAGCTTAGAGATTGAATGTTTTAGAATGTTCGGACCTCTTTGGGGCTGCAGATTTTTGTAGTGAGTGTTGATGAAGGCTGCATGGTTATCCTGGTCAATAACTAGGGAGTCTTTCATCCGTTGTTCCAGAGCATAGGCAAAAGTGGTTTTACCGCTGTGGGTTTTTCCAACTGTCATGATAACAAGCCTTTTCATGCAAACACTCCTTTTTAGAGACTGTAATTATATTAATAAAACCCCAACTAGCCGATGCCTCTACTATTCTGCTTCCTTAAGCAATTTAATCACGTTAACGATTTTCTCATTCTCACCTGGATCAATGGACACGAGCTTCGTGTTTTGAATCATATCTTTGTAGAATTGCTCACCGGCTGGGTATTGGCCATCCCATCGCAAAGGAACATTATATATATTTATCGTGCCGTCTCCGTTGCCGCTATAGGTTACTGAGCCGTCCACTAATCGAGAGCCAGATAGCTGGATAACCTTTTCTGGATAACTCACACTGGTCTCATCTCCAGGATTCAATGGAGTGCCGGCTGATATATGTCGTACATACAATCCGTTAATATCTTGGTTTGCGCCAAGCTGCAGCCAAACCCGGGCATATTCAATATCATCAGCTGAATACTTGGATAGTGTACCTTTGTTGGAGTCTGCATGATCTGTGGTTGTTGTTTGTTCCGAACTATTGGAGGCTTGCTCGTTATCAGTATCGGTTGAAGAATCATCATTTGTACTTTGTAAGGTAATATCAGGTTTTGACTCGTTTTTTGCTGCCGGTTTATCACTTGATGAATGACTGCATGCTGACGTTCCGGCCAATGAAACTGCTAATAATGAAGAAACTAAAAAAACTTTACTCTTTTTCACTTTTCCAACTCTCCAATCTTTGAAAGCACCTGCTGCATCCCTTATACATAACCAAGATTAACACGAAATAGGTCAATTTTCATAAAAATTAATGCATTCTTACTTAATATGATTCACTATCATGATTACTAAATACAAAAAGAATTTAACCTGGGAATTGAACTAAGAACCGATATGAATCATAAGGGTAAAAAGAAATTCCCGTTGGCTACCTGAGATTTAATAATGCTGAAGAAATTGCCATTAGGAATCTAAAGGGTGGGCGGGACATCTAATCAAGAAGGGTGCTTGCTGTACGCTGAAGATGATCCAAATACGGAAAGAAACAGCGGTTGATTCATGCAAAACTGAATTTTACGAAGAATGCAAAGGGTCCTCAAATTTTGTATGGGAGGAACTTCTTGCAGAAGCCTACAGCCCCCTATTCATTTGGTTATATGTATTTATCCTTTATTAGTAAAAAAGTTTCAAAAGTTTATCAAGAGGAACATTATTGGGTTGAAAACAATTTTTGAATATCACCTCAGAAATGTACATATTCTAAAAAGGGGTGAAATAGGTGAATAAATACTTTATGTTATTTGTAGTTTTATTAATAGTGCTTGGCTTATTATTATTTTCGGTTAATACTGAGAACACAGCCACAAATGCATCTGCAACTGACTTGACTAAAGCGACGTCCAAAGTAAATGATATTCAAACGGAAAACATAGTAATGATGGAAATTCTAAAAAGGGGATTAAGGGATTATAATGAGGTTGTCGATGCAGTAGCGAATCATTTGGAAACTAGGGTGTCTATCGAGGTTTATACTGTTCTCAAAGGGGACGATAAATCCGCTTCAATGAAAGCTATTGAAATAAAAGAA is a genomic window containing:
- a CDS encoding GNAT family N-acetyltransferase encodes the protein MINYKEIDKSYFEQYDTIPMLVHVKSILALKKIENGLGGILLEETPVKEYIKDLGSYAKATEYAAEFDITNWGFFMAFDGEKPIAAATIVAKPKDIRLVDGREDLCLLWDLRVDDCYKQQGVGTTLLNMSVEWSRSKGYQQMKIECQNNNVQACKFYKKQGAVLGKVDEYAYYTEAAVKNEVQLVWYLNL
- a CDS encoding HAD family hydrolase, which codes for MDIKAILFDFDGTLADTLPVCFSSFEGVFKDFDNRDVTTEEIKSMFGPSETGIIRENLKNKNAEKAIERYYEIYQERHKDLVEGNDEMTALIKQLKNDGYKLGIVTGKARRSLDISLECLELTNYFDVMITGDDVDSPKPHPEGIFNAMDYINVGMNEAIFLGDSDADILAGKKAGVYTIGVQWLPNFQTEEFSVQPDAFFKSIEELNAFLQRNPF
- a CDS encoding GNAT family N-acetyltransferase, whose product is MHKLTFEKFEEKDFPDYFKLVSDEQVMVYITGRALPLDEAQAKYQKILERNQKQELFGSYKVSLYPTNDFFGFGHLIENENDPDEAEIGYMMLSEYWGKGYGYTIASHLIDLAKAAKIIKLKAIIDPNNIPSRKILLKHGFTSEKICEINGLPGEILRRGI
- a CDS encoding YdcF family protein, encoding MVLFLTFVFYSAYSILSFSGKNQLVKTDAAVVLGAAAWKGGPSPVLRERINHAIWLYENGYVEKIIFTGGKGEGGKAAESEIAREYAIKLHVNPEDILIEIKSKITEENLKYAFEIASEQNIKTFTIVSDPLHMKRAMVMAKNNRMEAYSSPTQTSVYKTWKSKAPFFLRELFYYIGYIFSLPFR
- a CDS encoding nucleotidyltransferase family protein, whose product is MMEILRAAKTLDLPDWWICAGFVRSKIWDTIHGFYVRTSIPDVDVIYFDQDDLKEATEKIHEEKLKSLLPGVPWSVKNEARMHFANHIPPYASSVDAISKFPETATALGVKLDRQDQVILTAPCGIEDVIRLRLKPTAFFAETAERKAIYKERILQKNWKSIWPEITVYN
- a CDS encoding AAA family ATPase, encoding MKRLVIMTVGKTHSGKTTFAYALEQRMKDSLVIDQDNHAAFINTHYKNLQPQRGPNILKHSISKLIVDYAKENTRFHLIISNSNRNIKGRSQLLEELFPKDQFIRILVHFDIHDAVLEARVAETTRNPNIFRGPSTSFKDILARQQEESFDQGFTDPDEEEADHLFVVKDNEDVEKVIQGIIRIANEIGGPLSD